Genomic window (Culex pipiens pallens isolate TS chromosome 3, TS_CPP_V2, whole genome shotgun sequence):
TGATGTCGACAAACTCCTCGAAGCTGACGTTGCCATCACCTAAggggaaagaaaaaaacatgtgtTTCATGATCACAGCATGCCGTCTAGTTTTTGAACCTACCATCGACGTCAATCTCCAGCAGCATCTCCTGCAGTTCCTCGACACGGGCAAACTGCCCCAGCGATCGCATCACCGTGCCCAGCTCCTCCTTCGTGATCGACCCGTCGTTGTCCTTGTCAAACAGCCGGAAGGCCTCCCGGAACTCTTTCATCTGGTTCTTGGAGATGAACCTCCGGTTCAAACTGTAGTTGAAGTTGCTGGAGGTGATCGATTCCGAGGTCTGCGAGCGGCGCGTCCTGGCCAACGCCCCCGAAGCGGTCGGAGTTCCGTCGGCGGCAAAGACACTCCCGTCCAGACTGCTCGAGGTCCCATCGTCACTGGGTGCGGTGTCCTGGTGCTGGTGGCGGGGCATGTTCCGGCCGATCACGGGACTCGCGTTGGCACTACTCGACGGAGATCCGGCCAACCGGTGCTGCGTTGACGACGGCTGCTGGTAGCTGTGGCTGCTGCTCTGGTGCGTGCTGCTTTGGTTCGATTCGGGTTCGCTCTGTTGTTGCTGCTCGGCGCTGTTTGGGTCGTTGGTTTGTCGAGTCTGAGGCAaggggaaaaccgggaaaaagtAATGTTAATGAGTTCAGCAGAGcacaagaaaaaaatgtgaaaaaactaatgatttggATTATAATTCGATCAGTCAAGCCTGACTTCGCTAAAGTTGTAACTGTTGCTGCCCTAAATAAAGTAAGAATTCAAAACGAATGTACCTCTAACGATCCACTGGGATGGAAAAATGCTACCGCATAATGCAATTAGAAGACAACCTTGCCTGTAGTAAAGGCAATCGTTGATCACAACTACTGAATTCCTGCttattatatatatattatatcgCCTCCATAACCCTAAACTACTTCTCAAGCATATAGACCTCAAGACGAATTCAAATCAATGCTGGAGCCGTTAgatcaaaaccattttttgagcaACGACTGTTATTACTTTCATATCCTATTTAAGATGCTGAGATCCACATTTGATTTTGGAAAGCTGGAAGTTCAACCAGGGTACGTTGGATGGGAAGGGCCATATACATGCTAAAGTTTAGGATGCATtacaaaaacgtgaaaaaagaaattatttatGACAATAAAACTACGGAAATGGCGTAGAACATCGGCATCATTTCGTGTTCCGTATGCTGTGTTACTTGATGCCTTCTAGCTCCACGTGAATATTATCGAAAAAGAGAGCTTTTCACTGCGGGTGCTCCGTACTTGATGTTGaggtccgtgagtgggaagcgcacGTGTAACAAAATTAGTAAGTCCCCATTGATTTTGCTGAAATTCTTAACGGGACATTGTATTGATCAACCATGACTagaatgaaatgaaaatatgggAGATTTTGGATAATCCTAGGTGACACCTAGGGTTTTTCCACCATCCATTTTATGCTGcaattccataaaaaatatgtattttttttttgttctagtttttagtttttagtttttagtttttagtttttagtttttagtttttagtttttagtttttagtttttagtttttagtttttagtttttagtttttagtttttagtttttagtttttagtttttagtttttagtttttagtttttagttttttagattATGCACGAATGTCACGATATTTCAAAACTAGATAGTACCAAATTTGGAGTGAAGCCTCTCAAAATTTATCCAGTTTGCATGACGAAGCCAGATTATGAAAATTCATTCATTCACAAATGTCACTCTGTCAACACTCCCAAAAGGACACAAACCTGCACAGCTTCCAAAACCACATTAAAATCAGCACATCAATCcaagtgaaataaataaatgtacaAATACCACCACCACATTAAATATAAACGATTCTCCTTGTTGGATTTTGAGtgctccaaataaaaaaaaagaaggtaaacTCGAAACAAGTACACCCCAAGAGCTTCATGGAAAGGAAAGGGTGGTGAAAAGTCGGATTTTCCAAACATTGCAGAAAATTCGCGTAACCACATTGCATTGGGGAAGCTGGAGAAAATCGGTCATGTTTGTTCTTGCGTGATAAAATGTTTGGAGCAGCTTAGCAAACAAGGTgcacataatttattgaatatattaaatttgactaaacgAGAAGTAGGAaaaggttttcaaaaaactaaataaatacaaaacaaaaattaagtgattttttttttgattttgcggaaaaatattCCAACGACCCCAACAATTTTACGCATCATCATCGTTAAGAGGTTTACTCTTAAGCTTACAAGCTTCTGGGAAGTGTTTACTCGTCCTCTGTGATTTGCCGGCACTCCGTTCGGGGTTTCCAAAaccgctcacacacacacacacacacacacaaatgccAAGGCCAAACCGAAGATTGACGCGCAAAACTTTGAAATTCGCTGGCAGTTTTCCACCCGGGAAGGAAAATGGACAAGTTTTCCCAGCACCACAGGATGCCATGCGGTTTGGGGTTCTTCCCCGCCTCGGAATCTGATCCGGTCACAGTCGGAACCTGTATAGTCTAATGGAAGTAACGTGCCACATGGCCCGGCAGGAGTCACGTGGTCGGAATACTCCATTTAACTGGCTCTCCCATTAGGAGGTCGACCACTTCGGAGAACGATGTTAGGGAAAAGTGAAAGCTTGCTTGCCCTGCTGTGATAAATGGTGCTTTGTCGTGGTCATCATGGTCAATTTACCCGAATCAACCATGGCTCGGGGGGAGAAACCTCCTTCTTTTATGATGCTGCTCCTTGAAGAGCCGAAGAAATCGATTCCAGCAGTGTGGCATGCATTCTCTCTTCAT
Coding sequences:
- the LOC120413053 gene encoding uncharacterized protein LOC120413053 isoform X2, with translation MTRQTNDPNSAEQQQQSEPESNQSSTHQSSSHSYQQPSSTQHRLAGSPSSSANASPVIGRNMPRHQHQDTAPSDDGTSSSLDGSVFAADGTPTASGALARTRRSQTSESITSSNFNYSLNRRFISKNQMKEFREAFRLFDKDNDGSITKEELGTVMRSLGQFARVEELQEMLLEIDVDGDGNVSFEEFVDIMSNMTDTVAEASADQEERELRDAFRVFDKHNRGYITASDLRAVLQCLGEDLDEEEIEDMIKEVDVDGDGRIDFYEFVHALGEPEDSQENDDEEDPLSPPSLSCDVNA
- the LOC120413053 gene encoding uncharacterized protein LOC120413053 isoform X1; its protein translation is MVHLRKNYFFSLSWNPFCRTRQTNDPNSAEQQQQSEPESNQSSTHQSSSHSYQQPSSTQHRLAGSPSSSANASPVIGRNMPRHQHQDTAPSDDGTSSSLDGSVFAADGTPTASGALARTRRSQTSESITSSNFNYSLNRRFISKNQMKEFREAFRLFDKDNDGSITKEELGTVMRSLGQFARVEELQEMLLEIDVDGDGNVSFEEFVDIMSNMTDTVAEASADQEERELRDAFRVFDKHNRGYITASDLRAVLQCLGEDLDEEEIEDMIKEVDVDGDGRIDFYEFVHALGEPEDSQENDDEEDPLSPPSLSCDVNA